Proteins encoded in a region of the Shewanella polaris genome:
- the uvrY gene encoding UvrY/SirA/GacA family response regulator transcription factor, which produces MISVYLVDDHELVRTGIRRILEDERGIKVVGEAPDGETAVQWSRQNEADVILMDMNMPGMGGLEATRKILRYQPDAKIIVLTVQTEDPFPTKVMQAGASGYLTKGSTSPEVLRAITQVARGQRYLSPEIAQQMALSQFNHSDENPFSSLSERELQIMMMITNGEKVNDISEKLNLSPKTVNSYRYRLFAKLGIGGDVELTRLAIRYKMLDTGSF; this is translated from the coding sequence GTGATATCTGTATATTTGGTTGACGATCATGAGCTCGTGAGAACGGGTATTCGTCGCATTTTAGAAGATGAGCGTGGTATTAAAGTCGTTGGTGAAGCTCCTGATGGCGAAACCGCAGTACAGTGGTCTCGACAGAATGAAGCCGATGTCATTTTAATGGACATGAATATGCCTGGCATGGGGGGGTTAGAAGCCACCCGTAAGATTTTGCGTTATCAGCCAGATGCAAAAATTATTGTGTTAACCGTACAAACTGAAGATCCATTTCCGACTAAAGTGATGCAGGCGGGGGCTTCTGGGTATCTAACAAAAGGGTCTACATCGCCTGAAGTATTACGCGCAATTACTCAAGTTGCTCGTGGCCAACGATATCTGTCACCAGAAATTGCCCAGCAAATGGCGCTCAGTCAATTTAATCACTCTGACGAAAACCCATTTAGCAGCTTGTCTGAACGTGAATTACAAATCATGATGATGATAACCAATGGTGAAAAGGTTAATGACATCTCGGAAAAATTAAATTTAAGTCCAAAAACGGTCAATAGTTATCGTTATCGATTATTTGCTAAGCTTGGCATTGGTGGTGATGTTGAGTTGACCCGTTTAGCTATCCGTTACAAAATGCTCGATACCGGTTCATTTTAG